The following are from one region of the Azoarcus sp. PA01 genome:
- a CDS encoding IS256 family transposase: protein MKKDTSRQSVEQSEVGLSLEELIRRGARDLIQKAIEVEVRQLLADYENVKMLGGQKAVVRNGYLPAREVLTAVGNVEVCVPKVRDRSGSGVKFNSTLVPPYVRRSARVSAALPWLYLKGISTGDMREALTVLLGEEARGLSPNVVSRLKAEWASDYTDWMKRDLSDARYVYWWADGVHTSLRAEDDARQCLLVIIGVKLDGTKELVTVGDGLRESKASWLELLRDLKNRGLERGPRLAVGDGALGFWGALDETYPETRRQRCWVHKTANVLNALPKSLQAKAKAALHEIWMAPTRALAEQAFKQFVESYQAKYPKAAEKLIKDRDALLAFYDFPAEHWVHLRTTNPIESTFATVRHRTTRTKNCVTRSTFLGLSLKLVQEAEKSWRRIKKAERIAELMQGVVFADGVPVKEHEQEQQRLAA from the coding sequence ATGAAGAAGGATACGAGTAGGCAGTCGGTTGAGCAATCGGAGGTGGGTCTGTCGCTGGAGGAACTGATCCGACGGGGTGCGCGCGATCTGATCCAGAAGGCGATCGAGGTCGAGGTGCGGCAATTGTTGGCCGACTACGAGAACGTGAAGATGCTGGGCGGGCAGAAGGCGGTGGTCAGGAACGGCTATCTGCCGGCCCGCGAAGTGCTCACGGCAGTCGGCAATGTGGAAGTGTGTGTGCCCAAGGTCCGTGATCGCTCGGGCAGCGGCGTGAAGTTCAATTCGACCCTGGTGCCGCCGTATGTTCGCCGCTCGGCGCGGGTGTCGGCCGCGCTGCCCTGGTTGTACCTGAAGGGCATTTCGACCGGCGACATGCGCGAGGCGCTCACGGTGCTGCTCGGCGAGGAGGCACGCGGGCTGTCGCCCAACGTGGTCAGCCGCCTGAAGGCCGAGTGGGCGAGCGACTACACCGACTGGATGAAACGGGATCTGTCCGATGCTCGCTACGTCTATTGGTGGGCTGACGGCGTGCACACCAGTCTGCGAGCCGAAGACGATGCCCGTCAGTGCCTGCTCGTGATCATCGGCGTCAAGCTCGACGGCACCAAGGAGTTGGTCACGGTCGGTGATGGACTGCGTGAATCCAAGGCATCCTGGCTCGAACTGCTGCGCGACCTGAAGAACCGTGGGCTCGAACGGGGTCCTCGGCTGGCCGTAGGCGATGGCGCGTTGGGTTTCTGGGGCGCGCTCGACGAGACCTATCCCGAGACGCGACGCCAGCGTTGCTGGGTGCACAAGACCGCCAACGTCCTGAACGCGTTGCCGAAGTCGCTCCAGGCGAAAGCCAAAGCGGCCCTCCACGAGATCTGGATGGCGCCCACCCGCGCGCTGGCCGAGCAGGCGTTCAAGCAGTTCGTCGAGAGCTACCAGGCGAAATACCCGAAGGCGGCCGAAAAACTCATCAAGGACCGGGACGCGTTGCTCGCCTTCTACGACTTTCCTGCCGAACACTGGGTTCATCTGCGCACGACCAATCCAATCGAGTCGACCTTCGCCACCGTGCGTCACCGCACGACCCGCACGAAGAACTGCGTGACGCGCTCGACGTTCCTGGGCCTGTCCTTGAAGCTCGTGCAGGAAGCCGAGAAGTCGTGGCGCCGTATCAAGAAGGCCGAACGCATTGCCGAACTGATGCAGGGAGTCGTCTTTGCAGACGGGGTGCCGGTGAAAGAGCACGAGCAGGAACAGCAGCGGCTCGCCGCCTGA